The window GCCTTTCCTAATTTGGAGTCTGTATTAcagtgattgtcgttggttgATGTTTGCAATATGTATCTTATTTGTTTACTCTCtttggtcgtttgttgctgtttgcaatatgtgttatttgttttctttcgtTGGCGTAAATCAGGCTGTTCGTTTTCAATGTCATACTGTGTTGATATTCCTGTAGCTGTTAACTTATATATTTGTCTAATAAGGGACAAATTTGTTGTCTTGGAGACAACAATCCAAACCTTCAGTTTGACATCAacctttttgtattatttataatatggTAACATGTAAGTTAATTTCAAACAGCTGTTTACTATTTGCAGATAACTGTATATACTCACCAAGCATTGGTAGTTTAGTTCCCGGTTTATCTGAACAACATTATATTTATTGAAGTTTATTTTCATGATATTCTTAGctcttttctttttgtcttatattGCATATATAAATATCATTCAGAAACATGATGGATATACCAAATATAGTGtttcttttaacaaatattaTGGTTTAGCATCGTGCATAATTTCATACTACATACAGAATTTTCTGTTTCGCATGTGATATACGCATCAAGACTTACTCCATATATATTTATTACTCTGattttggcttcataaatattttgatatgagcgtcactgatgagtctcatgtagacgaaacgcgcgtctggcgtactaaattataatcctggtacctttgacaactattcCATTGACAATCTGTAACAGGGATTTGCTACTGTCTTATCTGATATTTACCTGTTACACAATGGTCACCAGTATGCGTTAAAGGACATATACATGTGTAATCAAAGAGACCATCTACACAAGTACCACCATTATGACATGGTAGATCCTTTAACTTGCAGAAATCTATATCTGTAATATAGCACAAACGTGtctgaatataaaaaatgaaaacaacacgttcaaTAATTCTATGCGtacaaagcgcttttctggatttaccttcatcagaaacgctcaaagcaaaacatttgaaatccgaagatgtatatgtaccgaaacagttgaagggataaatgacaaaaatacctaaaatatatagctaaattcatctaaagtcaactttgcacgagggagttgaaaccttagtttctcaatactttcaaaatttataaacggaacTATCATACGATAAtacgtataacatgtataatactgCAATGTACAAATAACGTTAGCAAAAGCTCTTATTATTTACATGTTTTGAATTTAGTTCACAACCCATAACATTTCTTGGTTGTATTGAATAGGACTGTGGGAATGAATCGATTTTTTTCTGTGAGAAGTACCGGTTTACAATTTCATTACAAAAGTtgaatacattatacatgttataaattttagaaTATAACACTGGTTAAATTAGGCATTACAAAATCATTCATTGATTATTTGATTAGTAGGCATtaattaaagaataaaaacatcaaaacaatGACAGACCATTGCAGATAATTTCGATGTTATGTTACGTCTTTATAATGTATTGTGCCATgtcaaaattcttaaaagtttaacAGTTATAATcagttcattatatatataaaaacggaATGAGTGGTTATTCTTAAAATGTAGAAAGTCGTGTAATACAAATCAAGTCTTGGATCTATACCTTGCTTGAGTTCCAACTTAATAAGTAGTAGTTgttacaaataatcaaaataaaaaaaaacgttatttttGCCACTTCTAACCAAATTCTTACTCGTCGGCATACATTTACCTGATTCGCAGTGAAATCCAGTGTGGGAAGCCGGACAAATGCAACTGTTATTAAAAACACCATCAACACAAGTTCCGTTGTTTTCACATGTAACACCATCACAGAATTCGATATCTAATAGGATATAGGCAAAGTTATGAATCTAAAAATTTAAACCGTTTAATATTCAGGAATAATTTGGTtggatatatcatgtatatagcatTTTGATTAACACAAATTGTGATCTTTGAAATGCTTGATTTCTCCTTATTAATGCAAAATGTATGTGATTAAAacacttaattattttttaagaGTTAGCCCTCTAAAGTGTTTTGTACCCCGTAAGGAAAAACTTCAATACAAAAGGATATATTTTAGCTGTGATGatgtcttttgtatttttttaaatgctttattGCCAATACAGAGAACGATATCATGATCTTCAACCAATATCAGAGATTTATCGGTAGTAGGCCCAATTCTACACGACTCAACAATGAGCAGACGAATTGCtcaaaattttttaaagaatgtcCTGTTATCGCATAATTTCTTCTTCCAATGATGACTTCTAtaagaataatattttttaataatctaTACTGGCCACGTATACTACAAATGTTAAATTAATGACGTTATGATTGGTTTAATGCTATTATGTGGTGACCCCCTTATGGATCTGTATTTATCAATAAAGTAAGATTTCTGACGTCACATCTAACATTATTGTTGAAGTCATCCATAACTGTAATTGCATTTCATTGATTATTTTCCTCCAAAACAGAAATATAGCGGATCAATATTAAAGAGTTAAATTTATAAACTGCAAGGGTTTTTGTCTTCAACTTGCCAAGTTTGACATTGAATAGAAAATGACGTGAttcacaaaatagtaaagacgGTCAGTAAACTCGCTCAAACGGGttgtttgtgatttttttaaaaaccgtTGCATGTACTGATAAGATTGACGATTCAGTATGTGTAGTAGTAGCAAACCTACTTATAATAAAAACCTTCTAACTTACACGAAATgtttgccacttttaactaagTCTCTACATTTTGGCATACGTTTACCTGATTCGCAGTGAAATCCAGTGTGGGAAGGTGGACACATGCAACTGTTATTAAAAACACCATCAACACAAGTACCGTTGTTTTCACATGTAACACCATCACAGAAACCGATATCTATTAGGATATAGGCAAAGTTATGAATAAATATTAAGAATCGATCAATTGCACTGTATTGCAATGATTATGCATAAAACTAAACGTTCGATTTAAGCGGTTGTCCAACACTCTAACTTGAATAGATTTAACTCGTTTAATTTACATTCAGTTTtgcaaaatatttactttgacctgtTTACAAAAAGATTTATACCTTGCATGACTTCCAACTTGTGAAGTTGTAGCAAACTTACAAATAATCATAACCTTTCAACTTAAACGTTACTTTTGCCACTTTTAGCCAAATTCGTATACTTCAGCATACGTTTACCTGATTCGCAGTGAGATCCAGTGTGGGAAGCCGGACAAATGCAACTGTAATTGAACACACCATCAACACAAGATCCGTTGTTTTCACATTTAACACCATCACAGAAATCGATTTCTATTAGGATATAGGCAAAGATATGAATAAATGTTAAGAATCGAACAATAACATTGTATTGCAATGGTTATGCATAGGATGAAAAGTTCAATTTAAGGGGGTGTCCAACACTCTAATTAAAATAggtttggctcgtttaattttcataaaggtttgcaaaatatttactttgacctgtttacaaaattattaaaatttctaaaaatttgaaCCGTTCATTATTCAGTAATAATTTGGTTGGATAAATGTCAgttttactaaaacaaattttGATCTTTGAAATGCTTGATTTCCCCTCGTTAATACTAAATGTTTGTGATTACAACACTCAACTATTTTTAAGAGTGTGTTGTACCCTCTTGAGGAAAAGtcttcattaaaaaatatatattttagctGTGAAGatgtcttttgtatttttttaatgttttatcgtcAATACAGAGAACGATATCACGATTTCCACCAATATGAGAGATGCATCGGTAGTAGGCCTACTTGTACACGAATAAACATCGATCAGACGAATTACTCAAAGAAATTTCCTGTTATCACATTATTACATCTTGCAATGATGACTTCtgtaagaatattattttttaataatctaTACTGGCCACTTATACTACAAATGTTAAATTATTGACGTTATGATTGGTTTAACGCTATTATATGGTGACTCCCTTTGGATCTGTATCAATCAATAAAGTAAGATTTCTGACGTCACGTCTAACATTATTGTTGAAGTCATCCATAAATGTAATTGCATTTCATTgattatttttctacaaaacagACAAATAGCGGATCAATATTTAAGAGTTAAATTTATAAAGTGCAAGGGTGTTGGTCTTCAACTTGACAAGTTTgatgttgaaataaaaatgacgtgatttacaaaaaagtaaagACGGTCAGTAAACTCGCTAAAACGGGTTGTTTGTGATTTTTTTGAAAACCGTTGCATACACTGTTCAGATTGACGACTCAGTATATGTAGTGGTAGCAAACTTATTATAATTAAAACCTTCCAACTTGCACGAAATGTTTTCCACTTCAAACCAAATCCTTACACTTTTGACATTAGTTTACCTGATTCGCAGTGAGATCCAGTGTGGGAAACTGGACAAATGCAACTGTTATTTAACAAACCACCAACACATGTTCCCTCGTTTTCACATATAACACCATCACATAAATCTATCAGGAATGAAGCATAGTAATGAATAAATATTAAGAGTAGAATACATGCGTTGTATGAACATTGCTATGCATAGAAATAGAAGGTCGAAATTAGGAACAGTCTGTTATACATGAGCTTCTAGGTACATTTTATAGAATAGATAATAATGGGCTAAAACACAAAAGAAacgagaaaaataaaaataaaaagagaacAAAATAGTGCTTTAAAACAGAAAACTCAGACATTATTGAGGGATTTGTATTAGATATTGTGTAAGTATATGTTAAATCGCATTCTCATATCTAATACACATATTTGTATTCAGTTTTTCACGAAATGGCAATGATTAATCTagaatattttgttatttcatcaaacatcgcaataataaatgcatgcaagaATCATAATTTTAGTAAAGAGACGGAAAGGACCAACCaataagatatattttatgaTCAAGTCACAATATAATTCAATATATAAAAGTTCACAGAATTTAAAATAACATTGGCGTACTCTATTATAATCTTGGTATATATGGTGCTCATATTTAGACATACAGCGCTCAGGTACATGATTCTTGTTAAGGAaagtaatatattatatatatatatatataggtgtaCGAGTATCGTAATAACTTTTTTGGTAATTATTTTGACTACATAACCATTAATTACTGTCAAATAATGATTAATTAATTTTGTCTTTTTGACGAAAACAAACATAGGAAACATCATACGTATACTTACCATCTACTTTTATTGTAACACATGCTTGGTCAGAGGCTTGTCTGAAAATAATGTCATCTTTTATTAGAATATGATGCTATTTAGGGAATGTCTTTGATTGTCATTCATATGTTATACTCCCTTTACTTATCAATAAAGATTGATTAACAATATTGTATCGTCTATTAACAATTATTGACATAAACGACTATAAATGTAACTAAACAGAGCTGACAATCACTAGTAGATGAACAAAAGTTTACAATGGTCATTTTGATCCTAAAATTATCTGAAAAGTCTGAATAATGAACCTTTTAGTGATGCTCTTTCTTTCACTTCAATCAACtctaaaaatatgaaaacctACCACAATGTAACCTGTTCTTACCATTCAGAATGATTTAACGAATTGTTTTGAGTTTGCTGATATTCGTAGGAAGGTTCTCAATGATATGTATATGTATGATTAATGATAGTGTTTATTTGCAAATAAGCGACTTTACTATACAATTAATTTGTATCATACCTTTTGTCGGATTTAAAACAAGTTGTGAAACTAATTGAATAAGCCCTCGCAGCGATTTAATTTTTCGAGCTAATGCCGTTTAAAGCAAACACAAATCATTCTGTTAATCTTTTAGTCTCATTCACGGCAGTTTCCTTCGGTAACGTCTAGGAAATTTGCTTGCTGTCAATTTATTAATCCTCAGTAGCTTTTCCGTATGAAATTGTTGTGTAACGTTGAAAACAcgaatgaaattttgaattaagGCTGTAAAGATCTATATGCAGGTGAATTGTCCAAACAGCTATGAATATACAACAGTGGATAATTCTGAACATTAAATAAAAGACCGGAAATTACAGAACAATTTATTGTAGAGTGGTTTCAAAGTTTTCAGATAAAAGTTGCCGTTTTATATCAATTTGTAGTAAATAGCTCACCAAAGAGTGTATTGTTACATTCCAATGCTATTGCATTGTTATTACGCTGTATTTAATTCAATGGGGATCAAATATCAGtcccttaaaagagggacgaaagagaccaaagggacagtcaaactcataaatctaaaacaaactgacaacgtcatggctacaaatgaaaaagacaaataaaaaacagcacgcatgatacaacatagaaaactaaagaataaacaacacgaaccccccaaaaaaactaggggtgatctcaggtgctccggaagggtaagcagatcctgccccacatgtgacaaccgttgtgttgcttatatgatagtcaaattcggtaggtcacattcatgaaagggaaggggatttttgttacgacgtaaggaacatatccgatatcatttgtgaaacagttattccataacggtcaaccaactcatgatggcgtccgtaaattttacgaagggatgatttcaactttaccatttggaactcttggtttaatagcttccttgtgagcagcaaccctctatcaaaaatatcatgataggaaatgcaagcacgggaatatcgtatgaATTGGGGGaaatataccccgtatgcaggtgctgctggaatgacATAACAATCATATTTGAGTTATTTGCATTTATTTtccatattttgtattttattttgcttttatatCTGTTTTGATTGGAGAATCAATGATGTCTCGTGTAGAAGGACGCGGGTCTGGTGTGTCAAATTTGATTGACtgactgattgattgttggttgctttactcCGCAtaagcacaaaaaggctatatcgcggcgagagctaattcgaatattttttacaattcaaagcatattttaaaataagacaaaagaaCCTTCATTAAACTAAATCTCTAGACTAAATCAagtgattatttacaaataaaaatcaacagtaagataacatgataaaaattaaaatattttataataaattccaatttcttttaagaaTGCAATactatttgtaaatggaacattattaaatatatatattattgacaTTTAAATGATTcctacgaatatcagcaaagtcaatacaattaatgaaaaacatgttttatagtATTCTTGCAGTTACAAGGTATACATCGTGGTTCTACTTCATTCTTTAAAAGATATTCGTGCGTTTCccgttattctagtatgaccaaaacgacatctagaaataacacactgatcttttctgcacataaaacTATTGAAGGTTTacctaaattaggtttaatttcatgtaatttattatcatctattttactccattcatttgtcaatatattaaaaacatattctctaatattagatttaaaatcagtatatggtatatcacagttagatagaggGTCAAATTTGAATCCAGGTATCTATGGTGAATGTTTGTCAATGTATGAACTTACCCAATGTTGTTCACAGCagtataacaaaatatatgactTCCGCCTTGAGATGAAGACGGTGTCCATGTTACATTCACATACCACTCCATTCCTGATGACCCGTAGGGTAAAATTCCAGTTTTAATCATTCCAATGGGTGATACTGTTACAATTTCTGTAATGCTGAAAAAGGTAACCGCTTTTACGAAGAGCTTAATGTTAATCAGGCAAGGCATGAAAACATGGAAAAGGTGTCGGAGAATTTAACTTAACAATGTGTAaccattttattaaaatgtcatgtaccaagtcagaaaaatggcaatAGTTTATATTATAGTTTCGtcgtgtgttacattttaatgttgtttctgttgtgtcgtagttttcctcttatatttgatgtttttcctcagttttagtttgtaaatcggatttgtttttttctaaatcgatttatgaatttcgaacatcggtatactacttttgcctttatttaggtACAACAATAACTAAATGGTTACTATCATATCACTCCATCACAATTAGGAGGATTTATGTGATCAAGCTTGTAAAATCACATTGTAACATTGTAGATGTACTGTAAACTcagataaacttttttttttataatgtagtTTAACTTTTTTATCTATTAAATTTTATGTGTATACATTAGTTAAAGATTTCCAACAACAATTTCATAACTGAATACTGTGGATCTATAATTTTTCCTGGGGGATCATTTTCCGTGGGTTGAGGAAAACTTGCGTTTTCGTGGGtttttgatttcgtggttttgccaatctttGCATACAAAACCCAAAGAAAACTGTTaatcgttgaacatttgaattcgtggttcacatgTACCCACGAAACCACAAAAAATGGTATCTAAGTAATAATAATGAACCCACAGTGGAGAATTTTTACAGTTAGAATTAAAAATGTTATACAAGATAGATATCAGAATGAGAATATACCAATTTAAAGATTCCTACATCTAATACAATGTAGctcatttgatgtttttataaagttttacaTGTTCCTCGCGAATCATGAAACGTtccatttatttaaataatggaatggcgTGAAAGTAGAATATTGCATAATATTTTTGGTGGTCATTTACAAACAATACTGAACTACTTGTCCTTTGAATGAGTAATTAACCTGGATATTTACCTAACATTAGTCGATCCACTATTAGCCACAATAGTCTGAAAGAAGGTTGTGTTTAGTGCTATGGGAGCTACCGAaccatttaaattagaaagattcAATTGCAAAACTAGGGGTTTATCATCGCATGAACCCGTTGTTGAAGATATGTCGACCAAAAACTGTAGCGGAACACTGCTTAACGGTGTCGCAGTGTCGGAAACAGAATAATCTTCTATCTGCAGTGCAACAGCATGCCAACCAGTACTCCCCGAGGCAGTGTAGGATAATACACATGAAGTCTAAAAATGATTAATACATTCGAAATTAGTAAAAATCATATCTAGTAAAAAGATTTcctgaatttttaagaattatcaaagtGCAACATACAACACAGCGTGTCTCCCAATTATCTCACTCAATAATTTATGAAGTTATTGCTTCAATCGAAGAACACGTCTCTCATGtctttctgtgttgacatgaataagcattgatatggtcatactcATAAATTAACTGTCGACGAAACTTTGAATTACTAAATCCTTTTTGccaaatagattaccttagatgtttttgacaaaattttaggaccttttggtcctcaatttttttttgaacaagtcaacttcgtactatattttgcttttttaacCTCTGTTTTATTCGatcttcactgatgagtcttgtgtgaGGAAATACGCGTCTGtcaaaattactaaattttaaacttgatatctatgattagtttatttttaCTAAAAGTGATCAATACTATTTCAGAGGATTATTGTTCTGCTTTTTTAGGTGgatatcatacatgtcatagtcATCGTGTAGGTGAAAAAGATAAAATGAGACTACACAAAACGTGTTTTCTTTAGTTTGATGCGGTGAGCATGATTtgctaatataattttttttttgagttcTTGTTGCAAAACACACCATGCGTTGATAGTTATTGAACGTGTGACACATTATGGATAATAATATAACATGTCATCTATATATTACTAAGAATATGCATAACAAATAAAATGCATAACTTGCCTCGTTTAAAATTGCTCCTGGAAAAGCTTCACAGACACTATAACATTCATTACTCTGTGAATAATTCATGTTATTCATGCTATTAGCCCAACGACATTTAACAATGTCTCCATCATCGTCTTGCACTGCAGGAaagcattattttatttaaattcaaagaccaaaaaaaaaaaatgacaggtATACCATTTCTATTTAAATGAAAAAGTAAACTAATAGAAATATCGAACACATTTGAAGACTCCTTGTTTAatgggaagaaaaaaaaaaaaccaaaagttcaaacacataaaaaatttaaacacaactGCTTTTTTGTAGACTTCGTGCAAGCATTTCCTTATTaggaaaatggttgattaaacatgtttttatatctaacaaaacctcttacttgtattaCTTTCgtgtataattttattatatggaaAAATGTATGAGCAAAACAAATACACACAATAAGAAAAACTTGTCAAATATttgagtacagcagtcaacattgtgttatagtcttaatcactataaaacaaaaagtcgacaaagaaaaacaaaaaggaaagAGTATGCTATTTGTTAAACATTCAATAATTGAGGTAAATAAATACccaatgaaggcaacagtagtataccgctgtgcaaaatgaataattttttttgtgaCAAACAAAACTAATGCAatctgatttatatcaataaagcttaaattttgattaaaatcgaAAATTTATCTAaattttcgaagaaaaaaaaacgaacatCAAGGTAAATTTAAAAAGAGGAACTCCTCTCTCcttaaaaactattttcattGACGACTCATGTTTACAAAAAGGACATTTAGATTACCTGGTATTGTAAGTGAATAAGAACATCCATACTTAAAGCGAACAATTGGTTGCATTGCAGAAATAGGTGATGTGTTGATTTTGCCAGTATCGTTCCTAATAGAGAGATTCGCAGTAACAAGCAGTATCCAACTACTATCTCTGCCAACTACAAGAGTACTTATCCAACAACAGCTACTGTATCTGCAAATATATATTAATCTATAGATAAACAAACGAACAatttatagttttattaagatttttgATCGATTTATGTCATCTCACATTGCTACCTTGCAATATTTGCAAAACTCACAAGGGCGATTTGAGGGTAGAAATATAGTCGTTGTATGTCTCCCTCCGACTGGAAGTAAACTATTTTCCGAAATATGTGACGTCTGTTAAACACGatttctttctaaattattatccTCTATTAGTATTATATCAGCAATCAAAGAAAGGCGTCAAATATATTGTGAAGCtgcatattctagaggtggcgtgaatcaaaTGTGGATAcctaaaaattcaaaagatcttttagagtacatacaatctaactccctttcatcttgtaatagtattaaaacattggacttttctacactttacacaagtattccacattccaaactaaaagacaagttGAAAGAGTTTGTATTGCtttatttcatgaaaaagaatggccaacgtagatacaagaaAGGAATTAATTCtattttgtaaaggatcactctgattaaaaaaaaataatctctgaaactgacattttcaagATGCTTGAtcttttgattgacaacatatttgttaaatttggaggacgtgtttttcaacagactatcggcattccaattgAAACAAATTGTGCACCTCTTCtttccgacttgtttctttattattatgaggctgacttcatacaggaacttcttcggaagaaatataagaagttatcaatatcctttaactctaatttccgctatatagatgatgttcttgcactgaataattcaaaatttggtgactatgtggaacgcatctatctcaTTGAACTATTGataaagaatacaacagatacaattaagtcggcctcatatcttgacttatatctagaaattgacaatgagggtcggttgaaaacaaaactttacgacaaaagagatgagttcagctttccaattgtaaactttccatttctaagtagcaaatTTCCAGCAGCagctgcatacggtgtatatatctcctaattgatacgatattcccgtgctggcatttcctataatgattttatTGGTAGAGGGTTTTTGCTCACAAGGACGCTatcaaatcaagagttccaaatggtgaagttcaaATAATTACTTCGTAAttgttacggacgccatcacgagttggttgactttTATGGagtaaccgtttcacaaatgatatcggatatgtttcttacgtcgttactacaatcccttccctttcatgaatgtgacttaccgaattaaactatttacgggatttgttatcacataagcaacacgactggtgcaacatgtggagcaggatctgcttacccttccggagcaccggatatcacccctagtttttggttgggttcgtgttgtctatttttagttttctgtgtagtgtcatgtgtactattgtttgtctgtatgtttttttttcattttatagccatggcgttgtcagtgtattttagatttacgagtttgactggcCCTCtcgtatctttcatccctctctgtatctccctcatgcaaagctctgattcctttcacggatttggctatactttttggactatagctcttcatcttttatataagctttggattttacatattttagccacgagcatcactgaagagacatgtattgccgaaatgcgcatctggtgcagaaaaattggtaccgttaatgttattaaatatgaaaatgtgttttttcctGATTTTTCTTGCTCCAATAGTATTGAAGTGGACACTATTTGATGCGGattttatattcatgtatattagTTGACCCTTCAACCTGATATTTTTCTCTATACTTTTATATACTAGTTTTGACACTACTTTCATATTTGTTATAAGTATCATTCCACTGTTTAATTTGAACAGATTGATGAATTAAAACTATGACTTAAAGGAATTGTATTGAGATATATTCATTAAGGACTTTACTTTGTGTTGATCGCTTATGTTTTAAGAACCAAAGTGTGTTATACATACACCTTCATATTAGAAGGACATCccatacaattatttttttcaagaattaaGAATTAGCAATAACTTACCCCGCAAGATACCGTATGCaatgcctgccccaagtcagaagcctgtaattcagcgctagtcatttgttgatgtgttac of the Mytilus galloprovincialis chromosome 8, xbMytGall1.hap1.1, whole genome shotgun sequence genome contains:
- the LOC143043490 gene encoding uncharacterized protein LOC143043490 isoform X2 — encoded protein: MKKFLINTCLNVFLVFCFVVLEIQSSHFRGGIITWKQSGTKEIEISYRLAFRRDYSRSHMCNDSNIINGDILNGEGVLACYHGCSGSIVNPMSYYCTDYSVDENWSAGQRSIYYTVPTSDNIFQLGYSSCCWISTLVVGRDSSWILLVTANLSIRNDTGKINTSPISAMQPIVRFKYGCSYSLTIPVQDDDGDIVKCRWANSMNNMNYSQSNECYSVCEAFPGAILNETSCVLSYTASGSTGWHAVALQIEDYSVSDTATPLSSVPLQFLVDISSTTGSCDDKPLVLQLNLSNLNGSVAPIALNTTFFQTIVANSGSTNVSITEIVTVSPIGMIKTGILPYGSSGMEWYVNVTWTPSSSQGGSHIFCYTAVNNIGQASDQACVTIKVDDLCDGVICENEGTCVGGLLNNSCICPVSHTGSHCESEIDFCDGVKCENNGSCVDGVFNYSCICPASHTGSHCESDIDFCKLKDLPCHNGGTCVDGLFDYTCICPLTHTGDHCVTEADNTGYVLSVVFISAGLVLSVIMTGVLTKSLVSFIKGPGGSIDTHDHLYM
- the LOC143043490 gene encoding uncharacterized protein LOC143043490 isoform X1, which gives rise to MKKFLINTCLNVFLVFCFVVLEIQSSHFRGGIITWKQSGTKEIEISYRLAFRRDYSRSHMCNDSNIINGDILNGEGVLACYHGCSGSIVNPMSYYCTDYSVDENWSAGQRSIYYTVPTSDNIFQLGYSSCCWISTLVVGRDSSWILLVTANLSIRNDTGKINTSPISAMQPIVRFKYGCSYSLTIPVQDDDGDIVKCRWANSMNNMNYSQSNECYSVCEAFPGAILNETSCVLSYTASGSTGWHAVALQIEDYSVSDTATPLSSVPLQFLVDISSTTGSCDDKPLVLQLNLSNLNGSVAPIALNTTFFQTIVANSGSTNVSITEIVTVSPIGMIKTGILPYGSSGMEWYVNVTWTPSSSQGGSHIFCYTAVNNIGQASDQACVTIKVDDLCDGVICENEGTCVGGLLNNSCICPVSHTGSHCESEIDFCDGVKCENNGSCVDGVFNYSCICPASHTGSHCESDIGFCDGVTCENNGTCVDGVFNNSCMCPPSHTGFHCESDIEFCDGVTCENNGTCVDGVFNNSCICPASHTGFHCESDIDFCKLKDLPCHNGGTCVDGLFDYTCICPLTHTGDHCVTEADNTGYVLSVVFISAGLVLSVIMTGVLTKSLVSFIKGPGGSIDTHDHLYM
- the LOC143043490 gene encoding uncharacterized protein LOC143043490 isoform X3, translated to MQPIVRFKYGCSYSLTIPVQDDDGDIVKCRWANSMNNMNYSQSNECYSVCEAFPGAILNETSCVLSYTASGSTGWHAVALQIEDYSVSDTATPLSSVPLQFLVDISSTTGSCDDKPLVLQLNLSNLNGSVAPIALNTTFFQTIVANSGSTNVSITEIVTVSPIGMIKTGILPYGSSGMEWYVNVTWTPSSSQGGSHIFCYTAVNNIGQASDQACVTIKVDDLCDGVICENEGTCVGGLLNNSCICPVSHTGSHCESEIDFCDGVKCENNGSCVDGVFNYSCICPASHTGSHCESDIGFCDGVTCENNGTCVDGVFNNSCMCPPSHTGFHCESDIEFCDGVTCENNGTCVDGVFNNSCICPASHTGFHCESDIDFCKLKDLPCHNGGTCVDGLFDYTCICPLTHTGDHCVTEADNTGYVLSVVFISAGLVLSVIMTGVLTKSLVSFIKGPGGSIDTHDHLYM